A portion of the Leptospira kanakyensis genome contains these proteins:
- a CDS encoding acyl-CoA thioesterase: MVDTIQNKLRDMELVTQHLVQPDDLNYHNNLFGGKMLSWIDEGMAMYVMNKIRYTNIVTMSMDNVVFRSPARAGDIIQIYGKLVKYGKSSVTSRTLAITNNPQTGKMSAVIESDITYVCLGENGKPTAYFRNFNPTT, from the coding sequence ATGGTCGATACTATCCAGAACAAACTCCGCGATATGGAACTGGTCACCCAACACCTGGTCCAACCAGACGATTTGAACTACCATAACAATCTTTTTGGGGGAAAAATGCTCTCCTGGATCGATGAAGGGATGGCAATGTATGTGATGAATAAAATTCGTTATACCAATATTGTCACCATGAGTATGGACAATGTGGTATTTCGTTCCCCCGCTCGGGCGGGAGACATCATCCAAATTTATGGAAAACTCGTAAAATATGGAAAATCCTCTGTCACCTCTCGCACTTTAGCCATCACCAACAACCCACAAACGGGAAAAATGTCGGCAGTGATCGAAAGTGACATCACCTACGTTTGTTTAGGTGAGAATGGAAAACCTACAGCTTACTTTCGGAATTTTAACCCAACCACTTAG
- a CDS encoding DUF2203 domain-containing protein: MTKKIWTLAEARDVLPLVRDITREYYLRASVLADDVRNKLLPENVLEAKEEEIGEIVKHWTNEILAMQIDVKGLWLVDFDNGNGFYCWTWGEEDVLYEHGYFEGFRSRKLIEENKEENDSDK; encoded by the coding sequence TTGACTAAAAAGATTTGGACACTAGCGGAAGCCCGAGACGTCCTTCCTTTAGTGCGAGACATCACAAGAGAATACTATTTAAGAGCTAGTGTTCTTGCTGATGATGTAAGGAACAAACTATTGCCAGAAAATGTTTTAGAAGCCAAGGAAGAAGAAATTGGTGAAATCGTAAAACATTGGACTAATGAAATTTTGGCAATGCAGATCGACGTGAAAGGTTTGTGGCTTGTTGATTTTGATAATGGCAACGGTTTTTACTGTTGGACTTGGGGCGAAGAAGACGTGTTATACGAACATGGTTATTTTGAAGGATTTAGATCGAGAAAACTCATAGAGGAAAATAAAGAAGAAAATGACTCAGATAAATGA
- a CDS encoding adhesin OmpL37 family surface protein, with the protein MGKWKFILFFAMVVGHISHISAVSPEQTNLGILIFENKENLNFINVALSNLAPSQEETQSSAQPGAETPAADPSKKNLDFDYFKLLKAANQSDFSGNMWYLQSNYVYGFRQLRQAQGELKNIFEIVLQKYIEDARALLEAAAPTIIRSNDNNAKALLRLGFRDLRSSEDLYTTGLNSSPHQYRYKLTLYKEGILTLRRAKRFAILAMIYSKTPDEDKPEYQYRSNEDLKDARNEEKQRNYEKVRDTIINFVENKRMERTVVPPGNPDAKPLDLLEQHDDNYGFITSKKLDLLLEANAQIKETEGARRESVPPTPKFDENGKAIYPEEKKK; encoded by the coding sequence ATGGGAAAATGGAAATTCATCCTCTTTTTTGCAATGGTAGTGGGTCATATCTCACATATCAGTGCAGTATCACCAGAACAGACGAATCTGGGGATTTTAATCTTTGAAAACAAAGAAAACTTAAATTTTATCAATGTTGCTCTGAGTAATTTGGCTCCTTCGCAAGAAGAAACTCAAAGTTCTGCGCAACCTGGAGCTGAAACTCCCGCTGCGGATCCTTCCAAAAAGAATTTGGATTTTGATTATTTCAAACTTCTAAAAGCAGCCAACCAATCTGACTTTAGTGGAAACATGTGGTACTTGCAAAGTAACTATGTGTATGGATTTCGCCAACTCCGCCAAGCCCAAGGGGAACTAAAAAATATTTTTGAAATCGTTCTTCAAAAGTATATCGAAGATGCAAGAGCACTTCTAGAAGCGGCAGCACCTACCATCATTCGTTCCAATGACAATAATGCCAAAGCATTGTTACGTCTTGGTTTTCGTGACCTTCGTTCTTCGGAAGACCTTTACACAACAGGTCTTAATTCCAGCCCACACCAATACCGATACAAACTCACTCTTTATAAAGAGGGGATTCTGACTCTACGTCGTGCGAAACGTTTTGCCATCCTTGCGATGATTTATAGCAAAACTCCAGACGAGGACAAACCAGAATACCAATACCGATCCAACGAAGATCTAAAAGATGCTCGTAACGAAGAAAAACAACGTAACTACGAAAAGGTGAGAGATACCATCATCAACTTCGTAGAAAACAAACGTATGGAAAGAACGGTGGTCCCTCCAGGAAATCCTGATGCAAAACCTTTAGATCTTTTAGAACAACACGATGATAATTATGGTTTCATTACTTCTAAAAAGTTAGATTTACTTTTGGAAGCCAATGCACAAATCAAAGAGACGGAAGGTGCGAGACGTGAGTCAGTTCCTCCAACTCCTAAGTTTGATGAAAACGGAAAGGCCATCTATCCAGAAGAAAAGAAAAAATAA
- a CDS encoding LL-diaminopimelate aminotransferase translates to MTQINENYLKLKAGYLFPEIGRRVKVYSDANQSAKIIRLGIGDVTLPLAPTIVNAMVDAAKEMGSAGGFHGYGPEQGYSFLIQKIIAHDYTARGVQIAEDEVFVSDGSKCDCGNIQEIFSLDSKIAVVDPVYPVYVDTNVMAGRTGEVGSDGRYANIIYMPATEENNFEPDFPKEKPDIIYLCYPNNPTGMVATKARLTEWVNFAKKIGSIILYDSAYESFIQDPEIPKSIYEIPGAKEVAMEFRSFSKTAGFTGTRCAYLVIPKDLKGKTKAGEEISFNSLWNRRHTTKFNGVSYVTQKGAEAIFSAQGQVEIKEQISYYMQNAKLIREGLATAGYTVFGGTNAPYIWLKTPRGLKSWEFFDELLGKAQVVGTPGSGFGPAGEGYFRLSAFGKREDVISAIERIQKM, encoded by the coding sequence ATGACTCAGATAAATGAAAACTATTTAAAATTGAAAGCAGGATACTTATTTCCTGAAATCGGAAGAAGGGTAAAAGTTTATTCCGATGCCAACCAAAGTGCTAAAATCATTCGTCTTGGAATTGGTGATGTCACTTTACCACTCGCACCTACAATTGTGAATGCGATGGTTGATGCTGCCAAAGAAATGGGAAGTGCTGGTGGGTTCCATGGATACGGCCCAGAACAAGGATATTCCTTTCTCATCCAAAAAATCATCGCACATGATTATACAGCGCGTGGTGTCCAAATTGCAGAAGATGAAGTCTTTGTTTCTGATGGATCCAAATGTGACTGCGGTAATATCCAAGAGATTTTTTCTTTAGATAGTAAAATCGCCGTAGTGGATCCAGTGTATCCGGTTTACGTGGATACAAACGTAATGGCAGGTCGCACCGGAGAAGTTGGGTCTGATGGAAGGTATGCAAATATCATTTATATGCCAGCCACAGAAGAAAACAATTTTGAACCAGACTTCCCAAAAGAAAAACCTGATATCATTTATCTTTGTTATCCGAATAACCCAACGGGAATGGTGGCAACGAAGGCTCGTCTCACGGAATGGGTGAACTTTGCAAAAAAAATCGGAAGTATCATCCTTTATGATTCTGCTTACGAATCCTTTATCCAAGATCCTGAAATTCCAAAATCCATTTATGAAATTCCTGGTGCTAAAGAAGTGGCTATGGAATTTAGATCCTTTTCCAAAACAGCTGGATTTACAGGAACTCGTTGTGCCTACCTTGTGATTCCGAAAGATCTAAAAGGAAAAACAAAAGCGGGTGAAGAAATCAGTTTTAATTCCCTTTGGAACCGTCGCCACACCACCAAGTTCAATGGAGTGTCTTACGTGACACAAAAAGGAGCTGAGGCAATTTTCTCCGCACAGGGCCAAGTGGAGATCAAAGAACAAATTTCCTACTATATGCAAAATGCAAAACTCATTCGCGAAGGTTTGGCAACTGCTGGATACACTGTTTTTGGCGGAACGAACGCTCCTTACATTTGGTTAAAAACTCCGAGAGGACTGAAATCCTGGGAATTTTTTGACGAACTTTTGGGGAAAGCACAAGTGGTCGGAACTCCCGGATCGGGATTTGGGCCTGCCGGAGAGGGATATTTCCGACTTTCTGCCTTTGGAAAGCGGGAAGATGTGATTTCTGCGATAGAACGAATCCAAAAAATGTAA
- the pyrB gene encoding aspartate carbamoyltransferase — protein MYSYSHKNILDTLQFSKEDLNFLIEKTNRMSVLHESGEAFGILNGKLLASLFFEASTRTRMSFEAAMERLGGRLISTVGFQFSSISKGETLYDTMKMIEAYVDIAVIRHPVEGSSRIAAGAVNIPVINAGDGAGQHPTQALLDLYTIFSEKGKIDGLNIAFIGDLKYGRTIHSLINLLRHYPVHLYLISPEELKLPEKYKKNLDGFPMTWEETTDIKAFWDADVAYVTRIQEERFPDHREYEKLKDIYKVNKELVLASKKDTTILHPLPRVNELSTDVDDLPNAAYFRQAKYGVVVRMVLLCLSLGVNFD, from the coding sequence ATGTACTCTTACTCCCACAAAAACATCTTAGACACCCTCCAATTTTCCAAAGAAGACCTAAATTTCTTAATCGAAAAAACAAACCGTATGAGTGTCCTCCATGAATCGGGGGAAGCATTTGGAATTCTGAATGGAAAACTCCTTGCCTCTTTATTTTTTGAAGCAAGCACACGCACACGAATGTCCTTCGAAGCGGCCATGGAAAGGTTAGGTGGAAGGTTGATTTCCACAGTGGGATTTCAGTTCTCTTCGATCTCGAAGGGAGAAACTCTTTATGATACCATGAAGATGATTGAAGCCTATGTGGACATAGCAGTCATCCGCCATCCAGTAGAAGGTTCTTCTCGGATAGCAGCCGGGGCTGTCAACATTCCTGTGATCAATGCAGGTGATGGTGCAGGCCAACATCCTACCCAAGCCCTTCTGGATTTATACACGATCTTTTCAGAAAAAGGAAAGATTGATGGTCTGAACATCGCTTTTATCGGGGATCTGAAATACGGAAGGACCATCCATTCCCTAATCAATCTTTTAAGACATTATCCAGTTCACTTATATCTCATTAGTCCTGAAGAACTGAAACTTCCTGAAAAATACAAAAAAAACTTAGATGGTTTTCCTATGACTTGGGAAGAAACCACTGACATCAAAGCATTTTGGGATGCGGATGTTGCCTATGTCACAAGGATCCAAGAAGAAAGATTTCCCGATCACAGAGAATACGAAAAACTAAAAGATATTTATAAAGTGAATAAAGAACTGGTCCTTGCTTCCAAAAAGGACACAACCATTCTCCATCCACTCCCACGTGTGAATGAACTTTCCACAGATGTAGATGATCTTCCTAACGCAGCTTACTTTCGTCAGGCGAAGTATGGTGTGGTGGTAAGAATGGTTTTACTTTGCCTCAGTCTCGGAGTGAATTTTGACTAA